The genomic segment TCGTCCATCATGATCCATGTCATTTATACAATCCCTATGATGTGAAGAGAGTATGTATCTGATTGCATCGTAATCGTTTCTTAGAATGTGCTTATGTAGAGGAGGCTGAAACTTACGATAACAGGTCCCAACCTGGCTACCGCTAGCCATATTTACGCAGTTACACTAGAAACTCCGAAAATTGCACAAAGACAATGCTATCTTTTGGTTTCAGTTACATAACTCACTTGTCATGCTATGCCTATGGGGATTGTCACATTTACTCTATTAGGTACTACCAAAAACACTACCTCTAAATTCTCAAATAACTAACTTCCTACCTACCTAAAAATAAGATACGTGAATGGCGATATAGATTCTATCGCTCGCATCGCGATAGCCATTTACGAGCTTTTCACTAGTTTAAcgtcaaaattttaatatcactatTTCTAACTTTCGCtggtaatatataaacaaatttgcGTTTATAAGTGTGTGagttaattgttataataacTACTAACCACGATTTAGTTTTTtctttgaaaaattaattaataaattggtaTAAATTTTAGTGTAAAGATCTTTTGCATTTTATTAGTTTACAacataaatttgtcaatttatgttgtatattaatttggtATTGTATTCCTATAAATTGTCAGGGGTGCACCACTTGGCAACATTTGATATCGATCCAGGAAAATGGATTCCAGCCTGGATTTCCTTTCTTGCCTTGAGAGTGGCATTTTGAACAATCATGGAAGTGAAACATCGCAAAAGTACGATCAGCAACCTACATTACAGTTGGCAATTAGTGCAATTTCAATGGATTCCAAGAACTCATCCGTTATGAGACAGTTTAACATAGATTACAGAACCAAATGTATTGATTCTAAATACATGATTAACGAATCTAGGCAAATAGTTTACATTATGCGATTGCTTCAAAACACTAATCACAGTAGTTTGCAAATATGGGACCACGTGGCGGCAGTCCACGCTaacaaatcaaattttgagaTGGAATCAAACGGCGTTATCAAACTAAAGTTTAACGAAAGTGTGCCGATTTTTCTGAAAGAAAAATCGGAAGACTTTTTTTTGACGCAacgaaatatttttatgcTAGAGATCGCATTTGCCTTCCTAACAcaattttgtgataaacCTAAAATAATAGGGTTTGGCGCTACACAGCTCAAATCAATAGAATTGTATGGAAAGAGATTAACTCTTCCATTATTTACCGTAGATCGTAAGAAACAGGGTTTTGTTTTCGCAACTTTGGCACTGAAAGGCGTTAAATGGCgtgaaattgatgataaagAAATGATTGAATGtgctaaaaatgatataattcCAATTGCAGAGTGTGACTCTAATATactttcaaattcattattcCAACATGCGGAttatttgaacaattgtATTGTGAATTTTGGAACCAATATCCACCATCAAAGTATTAATGTTAAAATTCCAGATCCACTGGACATGAAAAATAAATCGTTACATTCCAAGaatctaaatgatttggaacaggaaaatattgaaatttcaAATCTCAACCCTTTGAAAGAGTCGTTAGCACACgatgaaattgacaattcAATAACTTATAACTCGATTATACATCATTATTCGCCCACGAACATCAAAATCCAGCATGGAAAATCTCCAGTCAACATTTCTATCGCATCGCTCAATAGTAAATATAAAGGTTCAGATATTACTGCACCAAACCGTGAAATTAACAGTCCCTCAAACTTTATAATGATAAACAGTGGCAACATTGAAACTCCTAGCAACTTGATGAAGGATTTGCTCGACAACTATGACAAGGTCAAACATAATTCGGAAGCTAAGGTTTATCTAGACAACATGGCACTCAAGAACTATTCCTCTTTAATAGAAGAGTTGGTGGAGGCATCGAAAAATCCAATGGCTGGCGTTTATTCTAGCCAGTCATGCAAATCCCCTTCACAAGTAGAGCTAAACGGGATAAAAAGTGTGCTAGAATTGAAGCAGATGCAGCGTAAGATCTTATCCAAGCGTGTAGAAAATTTGCTGCTTTCCAATGACTATGGAATGGGTACTAGTAATGATTATACACAAGTCGCTGATGTCAATTGGGCTGATCATGTAGATCAATTGCTAAAAAATGCAGGGGAGAGGCTGAACATATATTTCAACGACCCTCAGTTTGTATCACTACCAATATGAAATGACTCTAAAGACTACGCAGGCAGGGTTTATACACCACTGCTGTTTATTATGCGATATTTAATCTGTGGTTTAGTTATTAGGTGGCTATCTGGTGCGATGGATACATTTTGTGATAGAATGCCACAAGTCACAAATGGAGTGAGAAAGcgttatattttttgtagCCAAAAAATCAATCGTAACCTTGGCCAGTTCTCTCGATATTTTGTCAAGCAGGGCAGATGAGTTGATGTATTCTGACCTCAAACACTCGATGATCTGCACTACTACCAGGTAAACGTGATATTCGATTAATCTGTGGCGATCATCTATCATTGGGTCAATgttaatatacattttatgGGATAGAATGTGTTTGTCAAGGGAGAATGTAgagttattattaatagGGATTGGTTCTAACAGATTAACAGTGTTGGCGAGTCTTCTTTTCAGCAACTCCTTAACATCACAAATTTCCGTCCCAATTTGTTCAGAATTTAGTCCCTTAGGTTCCTTACTTCGAATTAGATAGATTGATGTTATTTTCTTTGACAAATCAATAGCGGTTTCGATGGATGAATTTAGAAGTAATTCAGATACCAAAAACTTCAACATTGCGTAGATGCTATTTTTGGGGTTATCGAATGGTACAACTTCcataaaatgtaaatttttacactGCTTGcaatcatttttaacgTTAAAAAGGTGATATAGGTTGATATCCTCTAATTTAGAGTCAAAGTGGTTGAAAGTTGTATTCAtgtaatcaattatttgtggcAACAGAAGGGTCTtgattgatataattaacttCAACGACATGTGTAAAAAGTTACGATTGGtgttaattatgtaataattattcacATTTTCAGCGGATTTTAGTATTTTGGAGTGAATTACATTATGTTTTGGATTGATATATGGGTTAAACATTACGTAGTTTTTTAACAATGAGTCATGATAGTTAATGCTAGCAATAGATTTGGCATAGTATTCGTCATTAGAccttttatcattatctaGTGAACATTCTTGCATTATTATGTGACAAAAGATTTTTATAACATTGTTAACAAAGTTAGAGCAAACGTTGAGAAATGTGAGTTTTGGATCTACGCTCGTAAATTCCCGAACCCAATTGTATAAGTTATTGGCATTATTGATGGATTTTTTGATCGAGTTGAATATAGGATTGAAGGAATGCGAGTCTAGGTTATTAATGaacatatccaaatttgacGTTATACAGTCTCCAATCAATTCCAATTCGGATTCGAAATCAATACTTAATGATTTTAGTGATTCTATCATTATGCAATAATTGAATTCATGGGGATCAAGTGACTTTGCTTTGGAAATTACTGTAATTATATCTTCTGATTTATAGGCGGATAGTAGTTTGGCAAACATGGGAGACAGATGACATTTTAGACAGAGATCAGATATAACTTCTCCATCTTTACATAGTTTACTAGCCAGTTCTTCAAAATTGCCAGCGTAATTTTGAAGTTTTACCGCGCAAGACATACATATATCACTATTTGAGCGTTTATAGTTGCTTATAAATTTCTTAAGTGAATCCAACCTATTCAAATACAGTTTTGAAGTGTAAAATAGCAATTTAACATCACAATTagcaataattttcaaatgataATCTAGCATATTTAGATAGTTTAAAATATGCAGCGTTTGTGATTTATGCAGGTCCACATTGATTGACGTGAGATATTGGTATAGCGATTCTGTTGGCAGATATGATCCGCCAATAATGTGCAATGCTATCATTTTTTCAACTTCAGTTACAGTAGGGATTAGTTGTGAACAAATGTCTTTCAGTTCGCTGGGATAATTGGCAGTATCAGAAATAGAATAGGCGTTGGAAAGCAGTAATAGTGCCCGTGTAACATCATTGCTTTCCAATGCACATTTGATCATCATGGGTATTTTGTACATGCAAGAAATTCTTGTTTTTGTTTCTATTAGTTTGTattcattaatataattgttGAAGGCCATCAGGTATGGTTTATCTAATTGTAGTAATCGCTGGTAATCACCTTCCAGCAGTTTACTCTGAGACTTTAGCATTATAGAATCATTTGCAagtttatttatatttttaattccattgacaatttgaaattCTAGTTCAGTCAGAATCTTATCCCTCTCCCTACGTGCGCAATTAAGTTGATACTCAACTTGGCGTTTCTTTTCAAGAATATCTTCAATGCCAGTGgtttttaaaaaatgatcTAGATAAAGTGCTTCATTGAAGCAATCATTATCCACACAAAATTGGTCACTATCTGCCATATTACTCTAGTCCTGTTCTACATATAAATACCACACACCATACACTACTCTATGTGGCATACATGTAACATATTAGGGCATAGCcgataatttgtttgtaatATGAATAATGAAGAGGCCTTTAGAAGGTATTTGCAAGACAATAACATCCCTGCAAATAAGTACTTCCAGGCATATAACAAGGTTGCAGCTGGTTTAAAACCCAGATATTTCCGATTCCCGCacaaaaatttaacatattcGTTTGGTTTGACTCATAAACGTGTTTTATGGCTTAGGGATGTTGAATTGTTTGCTATCTGTGGGAAAAAACCTCTACCTAGAAATGCAGTGGGTTTGGATGCAGCAAGTGCTGCTGCTGTGGAAGCTCTCAGATTATCCGTCTTGGCCAAGCAGGCCCacatatcaattttggatatgTGTTGTGCCCCTGGAGGGAAATTACTGGCAATAGCTTCAACTCtcatcaaatatatcaccACAGGCGATGCAAAAGTTACAATTGTGGGACTAGATTCGAGTTATAGGAGGCTAAAAGTCTGTAATGCGTTATTAAGAAAGGAAGGCCTGCCATCTGAAGTATTGGTTAAACTGATTTGCACTGATTCAACTAATTTTGATCCGAGTGAAAccttcaaaaatatcatagATAATAAGGATTGCACGGTACCATGTAGCTACGATAGGGTAATTGTTGACGTTGAATGCTCGCATGAGGGTTCATTAAGGTCCGTGTTAAGGACCGTTAAATACTGGGGTGCCCGTCAGTTTGAGTACAGATGGTTAAATCAGAACTATATTGATGATTTGGTGGAAACCCAGTGCATGCTATTGAATAAGGCATTGGACCTATGTAAGCCCGGTGGCATGGTTGTTTACTCCACCTGTTCCCTAATCGATAGAGAGAACCAGGGAGTTATAAAGAGGATTTTGAATCAAAGGAGCGATGTATATGCACATCCACTCCCTATTAGGCAGTGCGAATGTTGCACAGTAGCTACAAATGCAACTAAAAATGAGTTTGAACATTTTGATTGGCCCGCAGAGGGAGTGGACATAAAATCAGAGTATAGGTATGGCGATTTTAGGCTTGATTCCGAGGGTCCATGTAAAAATGACTCATCCGGGAGTTTTTGTGCCGTATTGTTCAATGCACTAAGTGAGACAAGTACCACAGACGGGCAATTTATCGCAAGTCTGCTGAAACAACCAAAAACAgaataatgatattgtacaaattagCTGCTAGTTTTAGGCGGCTGCACAGCAGCCAAAAAGCTTTCAGTTCCACCATGGTTTTTATCCAGAAATTCCTGATAAGAGTTAAGCGCACCGAGAATGGTGGGTAGTTGCCTGTAGAAAACGTTCCTGATGTTGTTATTGTTGTCGATTTCTGTAGCGCGTATTAAGGCCCTTTCACGCTGATAAGCACTGATTTTAAAGCCCCTGGTTTGGCGAAGCTTCCTCAGAATCATATGTCTGGGGATAAACCTCTCAGGCTTGCTATCTAGGATTTCTTCCCTGCCAGACATAGCGATCTTGGCTCTAAAGGCCTGAATAGCCTCTTCATAGTTCCTAATTGATGGGAGTAGTACTTGAAGTTTGGGTTGCCATAGACCTGCATATATATCCCGTATGATTTTTGCCTAATGGGCTTGGGTTCTATATTTAGCAATACCCACCTTGTTTTCCGCTGACAATGTTGGTAGGAACAGTGCGGTTTTTTTTTCCAAATAGCCTATAGCTACGGAAGGTGGAAACGGGTCCAAAGTAGGAGTTTACACAAACACCACTCAATACCAGTAAACCAGAAAGAAGCAACGATAGACGCGCAAGAACAGATTCCCAAACCATGCAAGTCCACACATAGACATAAGAGAGGACCTACTCATCTATGGGGTATCAAACCTGGTCAGTTGAAAACACTATCCCTCGGCAACATTTAATCCCAATAAGCTTGGGAATGTTGTAAAGGCTGGCTTAGCGCAAATTAGAATGGTGAAGAGGGGATTCCACATGGCTAATGTATGCTAGTCTATTTACTGTTACACACCAGACCCACCGTACGCCATTAAATAAGAAAGATCAAGTAAAACTAGTTATCTAAATTGTAGTCAACTGAAGAAATGGAGGAATCCACTTGCCCTAACACCGGCGCCTATGAATCTGCCCCTCCTCTCCTACCTAATGAAGTGCAGCTCTGCATTCATAACTTCAGGGATAAATACATAGGCCAGTTATCAGAGCCAGTAGATGCTATACACTCTGACTGGAAACACCTGGATAACTTTACCTTTAGGCTTATGGTTTTCCCTGCCTCATCAGATCCGCATAATGGCCAAACGGAAAATTCGATAGGCACATTCATAGAGGTACAACCGAGGCCTGATTGGCCGGAAAATTGGGCCTTTTACCGCGTACAATACAACGTAATAATCCTAAATCATATGGATCTACGCAAATCCATCTACAAACATGATGTATTCACATTTACCAGACACGAAACAGATAGGGGATGGCACAGTATAGCCTCACACCAACAATTGGAGGGAGGGTTTTTGACCCGGGAGGGGGACCTGATTCTGCGTGCTGGTGTCTATATACAGGGCACAGAGTGTGATTTGGACGCTAAAAATCATGATTTTGACAGCAGAGCTGTAACGGGCTTTGTTGGATTGCTAAATCATGGCGCCACCTGTTACATGAACGCCCTTATCCAAGGGCTCTACCACATTGGCAAGTTTCGCAGCTGGGTGTTTTCGCTGAATTTTGGCAGCAAGGAGCTGTCCAGCCCGCACTCTAGGCGTATAATTTCTGGGCTACTGGACCCTGAGGGCAGAGATGCCGATATGTGCCCAGATCGGGAGGCTGATGCGTTAGATGATCAAGATGTGAGGAAGCTGCTACTGGAAGAGGAGGCAGAGCTTTCTAGAACCCCGTTAGCATCTCTCGCACTTCAGAACCTTTTTTATAAGCTTTACTTTTCTCGTGAGGCCCCTGGGTGCCGCGAgttgataaaatcatttggtTGGGACGCGATGGATGCCTTTACACAACACGATTCACATGAGCTGTTGAAATTGCTTCTTAGCAAGGTGGAAGAGCAGATGAAGGGCACTCCTGCTGAGGGTTCACTGAAGGAGTTGTTTGGGGGTGAGATGGAGACCTATATTGAGTGCATAGATATAGACTACAAATCTGTGAGAAAGGAATCATTTGAAGATATACAGCTGGACGTTCAGGGCTGTGAGAATATTTACGAATCATTGCATCGGGCAACTGAACCAGAGGTATTGGAGGGCGATAACATGTACGAGGCGGAAGGGCATGGCAAGCAGCGTGCCCGCAAGGGTATTCGTTTTTTGAAGTTTCCCAatgtatgtatatttttgcTGAAGAGATTTACATTTAACATGCAATTTATGGATACGGTTAAGCTTAACACTAAATTTGAGTTTTATAGAGAGATTGACTTGACGCCTTTTCGTGCGAATCAATCGTCAGATGGTGCAAAAGAGGAATACGTACTACAGGCAGTATCTGTGCATCAGGGCGGGATGAACAGTGGGCactattatacattttgtCGTACTGATATTAATGGGAAGGAGGGGTGGTTAAAATTTGATGATGACAAAGTGTATAGGGTAAGTGAATACTCGGCAATTGGAGATAATTTCGGTGGTCCAGTGGCAGAATGtcgcaattatttatctgGCGGTGGTTTATATGGATTTGGGTATCCTGCCCAGAATTCAGCGAGGCAAAAACCTTACAGTGCATATATACTAGTCTATGTGAAGAAGAGTAGGGTGAATGAGATACTTTGCGATAGCGACCCTAGGACGGTGAATCCAGAAGTTGTGGCAAGATGTCAAATGCAGGAACGGATTGCAACAATAAGACAGAATATCAGGCAGCGCCTGAGTAAATTTGTGAAAGTGCGTGTATTTTTCAAGTCTGATTTTATCAACTATCGTTTCCTAGACCAGCCCTTCAGTGACTGGAGAGAGCCCGGACTGGTGATGAAATTTGAGCGGGATAAGACTCTTGGAGAAGTGTTGTTAAAACTATCCAAGGTTATAGCTGGATATGAATCTGATTCTAAGGTAGAACTATCGAAACTAGACTACGACGTCAGTAACTTTCACATCCTGGGGTTGAGTGCTGATATCAACAGATTCGAGCACTTGGCCCAATTCGATCCGGACAATCTTAGAAAAAAGGATGATTATACTCCAGTATTCAGTGGCGTTATAGAGGAGCCAATCCAGGAGCTAATCCGACGTATTAACCCGAATCTGTTAGATCCATACGATCCAACAATTTATCTGCTACACTTTCCCTTCCGTGAGGATTCATTCAAACTCTATCACGGGCCAGGGGAGTTAAATGGGCCCAGTTCTAATGTTGCTATGCTCATCATAAAGTACTTTGATATTTTCGCCAAAAATCCAGGCCAAGATGATCTCATCTGTCTGGACCTCGCCTACGTTAATGCTGATAATCGGCTTCTGCGATTAGAACTTCCACTAATAGAAAAACTAGTGGAACTGATGAGCCTGGAAATAATTATACCATATCGCATGCAAGAGCTGGCAGCGCtggcaaaaaattaccGCACTGCGCTTGAAGCGCGTACAGAATCCTCGGAAGAGCGCCTCTACCAAGAGCTCCATGAAACGCTCGAAAATTCAGGCCTATCTCTCTGTTGCTATGTTGAGACCAACGGGAAGTGTGAATTCGTCTCCCTCAAAAAAACCCTACTTCAACACAAAATCTTCACGGGAGACCTATTGGTATTCAACTTTATGCCTACCGATGAGATGATGACCGAACGAGGGGGTACGGCCTGCCACAGCAAGGAAGACTTTGAGGTTACTGGGGAGGAATCAACTTCTTCATCCGTGGACGAGGTCTTTGCGGCCGAGTACGATGCCCTGCTCTTTTCTGAACAACTGTCAGAACTTCCAGCGGGTAGAGGCGGATCTGTGCCTCCATTGGCTCCCCCCTTGCCTGTTTTCCCTGTGTTTGACTTTCCCGGCCTATTGGATTTTTTAGAGAACCGCGTGACGATTGTTTTCAGGCTCTATGATCCGCTGCAGACGCTATGTCTGCCAGTAGACTGCTCTGGAAGGCTTCTGGTTGATGCGCATGGTATCAATATGGAGGACATATCGGTACCGGGGGGGTTTTCTTCATATTCAAGCTTCGAGAGCGATATCTCGGACGAGGATACAAACGTGGCTTCTGGCGGAGTGCTTAGGTTGTTGCCAATAATAACCCGTCGATTTGAGCTTGACCTTCGTTGTCCGGTTAAAAAGGTCCTAAAGTTTGTTTGCTGGAATCTGAAAGCTGATCCATCGCGGACGCTTTTGTACCCAGGGCCCCCTCTCCTATGCTCTGCTGCATGCGAGGTCTTTTCTGTGGACCATTTTGTCCGTCGTGACTCATCACTGGGCTATGAACAAGTTACGCTGCGCGAGTTGATAGAGACCC from the Babesia microti strain RI chromosome I, complete genome genome contains:
- a CDS encoding hypothetical protein (overlaps_old_locusTagID:BBM_I01530), with translation MDSSLDFLSCLESGILNNHGSETSQKYDQQPTLQLAISAISMDSKNSSVMRQFNIDYRTKCIDSKYMINESRQIVYIMRLLQNTNHSSLQIWDHVAAVHANKSNFEMESNGVIKLKFNESVPIFLKEKSEDFFLTQRNIFMLEIAFAFLTQFCDKPKIIGFGATQLKSIELYGKRLTLPLFTVDRKKQGFVFATLALKGVKWREIDDKEMIECAKNDIIPIAECDSNILSNSLFQHADYLNNCIVNFGTNIHHQSINVKIPDPLDMKNKSLHSKNLNDLEQENIEISNLNPLKESLAHDEIDNSITYNSIIHHYSPTNIKIQHGKSPVNISIASLNSKYKGSDITAPNREINSPSNFIMINSGNIETPSNLMKDLLDNYDKVKHNSEAKVYLDNMALKNYSSLIEELVEASKNPMAGVYSSQSCKSPSQVELNGIKSVLELKQMQRKILSKRVENLLLSNDYGMGTSNDYTQVADVNWADHVDQLLKNAGERLNIYFNDPQFVSLPI
- a CDS encoding hypothetical protein (overlaps_old_locusTagID:BBM_I01535), giving the protein MADSDQFCVDNDCFNEALYLDHFLKTTGIEDILEKKRQVEYQLNCARRERDKILTELEFQIVNGIKNINKLANDSIMLKSQSKLLEGDYQRLLQLDKPYLMAFNNYINEYKLIETKTRISCMYKIPMMIKCALESNDVTRALLLLSNAYSISDTANYPSELKDICSQLIPTVTEVEKMIALHIIGGSYLPTESLYQYLTSINVDLHKSQTLHILNYLNMLDYHLKIIANCDVKLLFYTSKLYLNRLDSLKKFISNYKRSNSDICMSCAVKLQNYAGNFEELASKLCKDGEVISDLCLKCHLSPMFAKLLSAYKSEDIITVISKAKSLDPHEFNYCIMIESLKSLSIDFESELELIGDCITSNLDMFINNLDSHSFNPIFNSIKKSINNANNLYNWVREFTSVDPKLTFLNVCSNFVNNVIKIFCHIIMQECSLDNDKRSNDEYYAKSIASINYHDSLLKNYVMFNPYINPKHNVIHSKILKSAENVNNYYIINTNRNFLHMSLKLIISIKTLLLPQIIDYMNTTFNHFDSKLEDINLYHLFNVKNDCKQCKNLHFMEVVPFDNPKNSIYAMLKFLVSELLLNSSIETAIDLSKKITSIYLIRSKEPKGLNSEQIGTEICDVKELLKRRLANTVNLLEPIPINNNSTFSLDKHILSHKMYINIDPMIDDRHRLIEYHVYLVVVQIIECLRSEYINSSALLDKISRELAKVTIDFLATKNITLSHSICDLWHSITKCIHRTR
- a CDS encoding Ribosomal RNA small subunit methyltransferase F (overlaps_old_locusTagID:BBM_I01540), whose product is MNNEEAFRRYLQDNNIPANKYFQAYNKVAAGLKPRYFRFPHKNLTYSFGLTHKRVLWLRDVELFAICGKKPLPRNAVGLDAASAAAVEALRLSVLAKQAHISILDMCCAPGGKLLAIASTLIKYITTGDAKVTIVGLDSSYRRLKVCNALLRKEGLPSEVLVKLICTDSTNFDPSETFKNIIDNKDCTVPCSYDRVIVDVECSHEGSLRSVLRTVKYWGARQFEYRWLNQNYIDDLVETQCMLLNKALDLCKPGGMVVYSTCSLIDRENQGVIKRILNQRSDVYAHPLPIRQCECCTVATNATKNEFEHFDWPAEGVDIKSEYRYGDFRLDSEGPCKNDSSGSFCAVLFNALSETSTTDGQFIASLLKQPKTE
- a CDS encoding ubiquitin carboxyl-terminal hydrolase 7 (overlaps_old_locusTagID:BBM_I01550), coding for MEESTCPNTGAYESAPPLLPNEVQLCIHNFRDKYIGQLSEPVDAIHSDWKHLDNFTFRLMVFPASSDPHNGQTENSIGTFIEVQPRPDWPENWAFYRVQYNVIILNHMDLRKSIYKHDVFTFTRHETDRGWHSIASHQQLEGGFLTREGDLILRAGVYIQGTECDLDAKNHDFDSRAVTGFVGLLNHGATCYMNALIQGLYHIGKFRSWVFSLNFGSKELSSPHSRRIISGLLDPEGRDADMCPDREADALDDQDVRKLLLEEEAELSRTPLASLALQNLFYKLYFSREAPGCRELIKSFGWDAMDAFTQHDSHELLKLLLSKVEEQMKGTPAEGSLKELFGGEMETYIECIDIDYKSVRKESFEDIQLDVQGCENIYESLHRATEPEVLEGDNMYEAEGHGKQRARKGIRFLKFPNVCIFLLKRFTFNMQFMDTVKLNTKFEFYREIDLTPFRANQSSDGAKEEYVLQAVSVHQGGMNSGHYYTFCRTDINGKEGWLKFDDDKVYRVSEYSAIGDNFGGPVAECRNYLSGGGLYGFGYPAQNSARQKPYSAYILVYVKKSRVNEILCDSDPRTVNPEVVARCQMQERIATIRQNIRQRLSKFVKVRVFFKSDFINYRFLDQPFSDWREPGLVMKFERDKTLGEVLLKLSKVIAGYESDSKVELSKLDYDVSNFHILGLSADINRFEHLAQFDPDNLRKKDDYTPVFSGVIEEPIQELIRRINPNLLDPYDPTIYLLHFPFREDSFKLYHGPGELNGPSSNVAMLIIKYFDIFAKNPGQDDLICLDLAYVNADNRLLRLELPLIEKLVELMSLEIIIPYRMQELAALAKNYRTALEARTESSEERLYQELHETLENSGLSLCCYVETNGKCEFVSLKKTLLQHKIFTGDLLVFNFMPTDEMMTERGGTACHSKEDFEVTGEESTSSSVDEVFAAEYDALLFSEQLSELPAGRGGSVPPLAPPLPVFPVFDFPGLLDFLENRVTIVFRLYDPLQTLCLPVDCSGRLLVDAHGINMEDISVPGGFSSYSSFESDISDEDTNVASGGVLRLLPIITRRFELDLRCPVKKVLKFVCWNLKADPSRTLLYPGPPLLCSAACEVFSVDHFVRRDSSLGYEQVTLRELIETLRSYRGASRSKSPYATLHLCLLPWHYLRALISVPFGKFPHEDNGDRTVTAQVLNERVQVIRSIIANVNVNKCRTVGQLLEKMVGSQELWALVREEGYMVEHYDNDTPLSSLPQLSAGVKNIFAKPLRIEPAFSEQEKALINSRKLHRLCVAHQTQERETFGFAFMVLVEAGDNIATIKAKIREKVCVSQGEWVRWSFTQFDGAARTWKSNDDFLDLENTRVCFLAEHQMPYRRVRSQAIMRLV